The Neobacillus sp. PS3-34 genome has a window encoding:
- a CDS encoding glutamate synthase subunit beta, whose translation MEALFPGFRKDMEASGSIKIDTINDLAWFHHGRWKSRFKSEFTTLLQTRTLLETYLEKRVRQLDNVNYIYGAKVISYILDPKSHRLSGVEVKDEKESKILPAELVIDASGASSFTKTWIEKQGISVPEDKVDIGLCYATRIFELPEENRDYKIKLLYPDPPTQEIGGTLSKVEDNKYIVTLIGYLNSIKAEDIKSADGFLEYASKLPLDDIYKELIKGKSLTDTKIFNIPYMVWRRFDKVVLPEGLLVAGDSFCRVDPVFGQGMSVAALEAMAIKDYFSRQPKSGSLKKLQKKMAKIIAPVWSMVVCEDFRYDKVQGKKPFGLKFQQWYVKKIFLVSTKKRSIYKDFIKVMNLVNPPAILFKPSTVKEVLRRK comes from the coding sequence ATGGAAGCATTATTTCCTGGATTTCGAAAGGATATGGAAGCTTCAGGTTCCATTAAAATAGATACAATAAACGATTTGGCCTGGTTTCATCATGGAAGATGGAAAAGCCGCTTTAAGAGCGAATTTACAACACTTCTTCAGACAAGGACTCTTCTGGAGACTTACCTTGAAAAAAGAGTAAGACAGCTCGATAATGTCAATTACATATATGGCGCAAAAGTAATCTCGTATATACTTGACCCGAAAAGTCATAGACTTTCAGGAGTAGAAGTCAAAGACGAAAAAGAAAGTAAGATACTTCCAGCGGAGCTTGTCATTGATGCTAGCGGGGCGAGTTCATTTACGAAGACATGGATAGAGAAGCAGGGAATATCTGTACCCGAAGACAAGGTTGACATCGGGCTATGCTATGCTACTAGAATTTTTGAACTGCCGGAGGAAAATAGAGACTATAAGATTAAACTCCTTTATCCTGATCCTCCTACTCAAGAAATCGGGGGTACTTTATCTAAAGTAGAAGATAATAAATATATTGTTACTTTAATCGGATACCTGAATAGTATAAAGGCTGAAGACATAAAAAGTGCAGATGGCTTTTTGGAGTACGCCAGTAAGCTTCCATTAGATGATATTTATAAAGAATTAATAAAAGGTAAATCCTTGACTGACACGAAGATTTTTAACATTCCCTATATGGTATGGCGACGTTTTGACAAAGTCGTCCTTCCAGAAGGACTGCTAGTAGCAGGCGACTCGTTTTGCAGGGTTGATCCCGTTTTCGGACAGGGCATGAGTGTCGCCGCACTCGAGGCGATGGCCATAAAGGATTATTTTTCTCGGCAGCCAAAATCAGGAAGCTTAAAAAAACTGCAAAAGAAAATGGCGAAAATCATTGCACCAGTGTGGTCAATGGTGGTTTGTGAAGATTTTCGCTACGATAAAGTCCAAGGGAAGAAACCATTCGGCTTAAAGTTTCAGCAGTGGTATGTCAAAAAAATCTTTTTAGTTTCAACAAAAAAACGATCCATATATAAGGATTTCATTAAAGTAATGAATCTTGTAAATCCGCCTGCCATTCTGTTTAAACCTTCCACAGTTAAAGAGGTACTGAGAAGGAAATAG
- a CDS encoding DUF3307 domain-containing protein, translated as MLLLSLVLAHLIADFYLQTDHMVKEKLKNIWKHTAHHFILNALVLSLFLPVDYGYKNMNKNLLMPLFLIVITHFLIDYFKIKLVDTLKATNEENIKRLCFFIIDQLLHLGVIIFTCQLFWGLEIKGLFVRLLIKNQVSLGVGSSILFCIIIVILATSVSGHMIKILLGSLPTQLLAFEGKYAFKNERKEVHFEERRVGNRGLTEEYNYTIFSKHDLSRGKLIGYIERLLVLILTFYSAYPAIGFIVAAKSIARFKQMDDRDWAEYFLLGTLSSMFLGITLGIVLREFLK; from the coding sequence ATGCTGCTTTTAAGTCTTGTTTTAGCACATTTAATTGCGGATTTCTATCTGCAAACGGATCATATGGTTAAAGAAAAGCTCAAAAATATTTGGAAGCATACAGCACACCATTTTATTTTAAATGCTCTAGTGCTTTCCCTATTCCTTCCTGTTGATTATGGCTATAAGAATATGAATAAGAATTTATTAATGCCATTGTTTTTGATCGTCATTACGCATTTTTTAATTGATTATTTTAAAATAAAATTGGTCGATACGTTAAAAGCCACCAATGAAGAGAACATCAAACGGCTGTGTTTCTTTATTATTGATCAACTACTTCACTTAGGTGTAATAATTTTTACTTGTCAGCTGTTTTGGGGATTGGAGATCAAAGGGCTGTTCGTGAGATTGCTTATTAAGAATCAGGTTTCTTTAGGAGTCGGATCATCCATACTTTTTTGTATCATCATCGTCATCTTGGCAACAAGTGTAAGCGGGCATATGATTAAAATCCTCTTGGGTTCTTTGCCTACCCAGCTCTTAGCATTTGAAGGGAAATACGCTTTTAAAAATGAACGGAAAGAAGTTCATTTCGAAGAAAGACGAGTGGGCAATAGAGGATTGACAGAGGAATATAATTATACGATTTTTAGTAAACATGATCTTTCCAGAGGAAAATTGATTGGCTATATTGAGAGATTGCTAGTTTTAATATTAACTTTTTACAGCGCATATCCGGCAATTGGATTTATTGTCGCAGCAAAATCGATTGCAAGGTTCAAGCAAATGGATGACCGTGACTGGGCTGAATACTTTCTGCTTGGTACGCTTTCATCCATGTTTCTTGGCATAACACTGGGAATTGTTTTGAGGGAATTTTTAAAATAA
- a CDS encoding AAA domain-containing protein, whose protein sequence is MHPEISAFTNQYIYQSLVGDHESVGNSRNEIVSRRPFPNRAAILLDTSFTGDHCINEPTSNSRLNPWQLFLSFQLIHEAYLGGSQSIGYVTPYRAQANLMELLLEDLYEKKCTAADIISATVHKFQGSERDVMIFDTVDGEPQHRAGMLLTGKDSERLINVAITRTRGKFIHVSNRSYISKHVYQGKTLRQLVQHQENHKQTVSPTEIGKWIKNQHPRLQWIHALKLERIFNDLQSARSSIVISLPDGTVMKEQWKEMLKSRDKRVRLMVISGENWHELEPYQRLDFSLPFPFIIIDQQLFWLGLPLEGVKGVRPPYIAARLDSEKVCEYFIGQFLAGE, encoded by the coding sequence ATGCACCCGGAAATATCAGCTTTTACCAATCAGTATATATATCAATCCCTTGTTGGTGACCATGAAAGTGTGGGGAATAGCAGAAATGAAATCGTCTCGAGGAGGCCATTTCCAAACCGTGCAGCTATTCTTTTGGATACAAGCTTCACAGGCGATCATTGTATAAATGAACCCACCTCCAATTCCAGGCTGAATCCGTGGCAATTGTTCCTATCGTTCCAACTCATTCATGAAGCATATTTAGGCGGTTCCCAATCGATTGGTTATGTCACCCCCTACCGTGCCCAGGCGAATCTAATGGAGCTATTGCTTGAAGACTTGTATGAAAAAAAGTGCACTGCCGCTGATATTATTTCGGCAACAGTCCACAAATTCCAGGGGAGCGAGCGGGATGTCATGATTTTTGATACAGTCGACGGTGAGCCGCAGCACCGTGCGGGTATGCTTTTAACAGGGAAGGATAGCGAACGCCTCATTAATGTCGCCATCACAAGAACGAGAGGTAAGTTTATCCATGTCAGCAATCGATCCTATATTAGTAAACATGTATATCAAGGCAAAACGCTCAGACAGCTCGTACAACATCAGGAAAACCACAAACAAACTGTCAGTCCAACAGAAATTGGAAAATGGATAAAAAATCAGCATCCAAGATTGCAATGGATTCATGCACTTAAACTGGAACGAATTTTCAATGACCTTCAATCTGCCCGGTCATCCATTGTAATCTCATTACCAGATGGTACGGTCATGAAGGAACAATGGAAGGAAATGTTGAAGAGTAGGGATAAACGTGTAAGGCTAATGGTGATATCAGGGGAGAACTGGCATGAGCTGGAGCCATATCAGCGGCTGGATTTCAGTCTTCCTTTTCCGTTTATCATTATAGACCAGCAACTTTTCTGGCTTGGGCTTCCTTTAGAAGGAGTGAAGGGAGTTCGTCCGCCTTATATTGCAGCTAGGCTGGATTCAGAAAAGGTTTGTGAATATTTTATAGGGCAGTTTCTGGCTGGAGAGTGA
- a CDS encoding undecaprenyl-diphosphatase, translating to MDEYLFRKINSVTGQFSLLDFFMIFVSKKIRYVYIIILVIMWFRNRKITINAVLSVVITLLINIIIRSFYFKARPFLKHRVGILIPSALDSTFPSKHTLLAFAVTTSILLYQRTFGLIMLGLSFLTGLSRIWMGHHYPSDIAGSAIIGTLTSIVIHKTSNFFKFFSRQT from the coding sequence ATGGATGAATATCTTTTCAGAAAAATAAATAGTGTTACTGGACAATTTTCACTTTTGGATTTTTTCATGATATTCGTTTCCAAGAAAATTCGATATGTCTACATTATTATTTTGGTCATTATGTGGTTTAGAAACCGAAAAATCACGATAAATGCAGTGCTATCAGTGGTTATTACATTATTAATTAACATAATAATCAGATCTTTTTACTTTAAAGCCCGGCCATTTTTAAAACATCGAGTAGGTATTCTTATTCCGTCAGCATTGGACTCTACCTTTCCTAGCAAACACACATTGCTTGCATTTGCAGTTACTACATCAATCCTACTATATCAACGTACGTTTGGGCTGATTATGTTAGGTTTGTCATTCCTTACAGGACTCTCACGCATATGGATGGGGCACCATTACCCATCTGATATTGCTGGAAGTGCTATTATAGGAACCCTAACAAGCATCGTCATTCACAAAACATCAAATTTTTTTAAATTTTTTTCACGTCAAACATAG
- a CDS encoding ectonucleotide pyrophosphatase/phosphodiesterase — protein MNRLTRHLIVISFDCLSALDLPVLEKLPHFRELLEKGTYVPNVETIYPSVTYPCHTSIVTGNFPNKHGIINNTLLQPGNLSPDWNWYRDAIRGTTLYDEAKKAKMKTAALLWPVTGKANIDYNMPEIFANRPWHNQIFVSLMNGSPLYQLELNRLYGHIRNGLNQPELDDFVLESTIHTIKSKKPELLLVHFTDLDSQRHLYGFSSKEASNALLRHHDRLGKIIAALKSSDIYEDSTIVVLGDHSALDENKAINLNVLLNRQNLITVNKNGKLIGWKAYCKSCDGSAYIYIKDKNDTDTYNEVKRILLEMLKDPDNGIEDVISGKQAEEKGADGTCAFMVEARKGYYFLENFSGEFIKTISAADVTRDKKYTLATHGYSPGKEQYSTVLVAAGKGIRKNTVIPSIRLVDEGPTIARLLGLHLGVTDGRIIEEMLDYSNT, from the coding sequence ATGAACCGTCTTACCCGCCATTTAATTGTCATTTCATTTGATTGCCTTTCCGCATTGGATCTTCCAGTTTTGGAAAAGCTGCCGCACTTTAGGGAGCTGCTAGAAAAAGGCACATATGTACCTAATGTTGAAACCATTTACCCTTCTGTTACATATCCTTGCCATACTTCTATTGTTACAGGAAACTTTCCTAACAAGCATGGAATCATTAATAATACATTATTGCAGCCTGGCAATCTTTCACCGGACTGGAATTGGTATAGAGATGCGATAAGGGGCACTACTCTATATGATGAAGCGAAAAAAGCAAAAATGAAAACGGCTGCATTATTATGGCCTGTTACTGGAAAAGCAAATATTGATTATAATATGCCGGAAATTTTCGCGAATCGTCCCTGGCATAACCAGATTTTTGTGTCTCTGATGAACGGCAGCCCCCTCTATCAATTAGAGCTTAACAGATTATATGGACACATACGGAATGGCCTGAATCAGCCAGAACTAGATGATTTTGTGCTTGAGTCTACTATCCATACGATCAAATCGAAAAAACCCGAATTATTGCTGGTCCACTTTACAGATTTGGACTCTCAGCGTCATCTCTACGGCTTTTCATCAAAAGAAGCATCTAATGCCTTACTCCGTCACCATGATCGTCTTGGCAAAATAATTGCTGCATTAAAATCCAGCGACATATATGAAGATTCAACCATTGTTGTCCTTGGTGACCATAGCGCACTTGATGAAAATAAAGCGATTAATCTTAATGTGCTTCTTAACAGGCAGAATCTTATTACAGTTAATAAGAACGGCAAGCTGATCGGCTGGAAAGCCTATTGTAAAAGCTGTGATGGTTCAGCATACATTTATATTAAAGATAAAAATGATACAGATACATACAATGAAGTAAAAAGGATTCTGCTCGAAATGCTTAAAGACCCTGACAACGGTATTGAAGACGTTATTTCTGGAAAGCAGGCAGAGGAAAAAGGGGCAGATGGCACATGTGCATTTATGGTCGAAGCTCGCAAAGGTTATTACTTTTTAGAGAATTTTAGCGGAGAATTTATAAAAACGATTAGTGCAGCTGATGTTACAAGGGATAAAAAATACACCCTTGCGACTCATGGTTATTCTCCTGGAAAGGAGCAGTATTCGACTGTATTGGTGGCAGCGGGAAAAGGAATTCGAAAAAATACCGTCATCCCGTCAATCCGCCTTGTCGATGAAGGTCCTACAATTGCAAGGCTTTTAGGTCTCCACCTTGGAGTTACAGACGGAAGGATTATCGAGGAAATGCTTGATTACTCAAACACTTAA
- a CDS encoding class I SAM-dependent methyltransferase, which translates to MDIKKDVQQQFGKNAGSYVVSKIHKEGKDLQKLVAIAELDGSERLLDIATGGGHTANAFAPFVERVTAVDLTPEMLAEAEKFIRGNGNENVEFIEGDAESLPFSAEMYDIVTSRIAPHHFPNVKTFVEEVNRLLKPEGQFLLVDNVCPEAEELDHFYNTIEKKRDYSHFRAWKKTEWIEMLELSGFEISEFHRFDKTFLFDPWCDRMNLPVMEKEQLNAFMLEAGENVKKKFRIKSEDNKVISFVGESIIVKAIKI; encoded by the coding sequence ATGGATATTAAAAAGGATGTTCAACAGCAATTTGGCAAGAATGCAGGTTCATACGTGGTCAGTAAAATTCACAAGGAAGGAAAGGATCTTCAAAAGCTTGTTGCTATCGCAGAATTAGACGGGAGTGAAAGATTGCTGGATATAGCAACTGGCGGTGGACACACGGCTAATGCGTTTGCCCCGTTTGTTGAAAGGGTAACTGCAGTCGATTTGACTCCTGAGATGCTGGCGGAAGCAGAGAAATTTATAAGAGGAAACGGCAATGAAAATGTTGAATTTATTGAGGGTGATGCTGAAAGTCTTCCATTCTCGGCTGAAATGTATGATATCGTAACGAGCCGGATTGCTCCCCATCACTTTCCCAACGTAAAAACATTTGTTGAAGAAGTAAATCGATTATTAAAACCAGAAGGACAATTCTTGCTTGTTGATAATGTTTGCCCTGAGGCAGAAGAATTGGACCATTTTTATAATACAATTGAAAAAAAGAGGGATTACAGCCATTTTCGGGCGTGGAAAAAAACAGAGTGGATTGAAATGCTGGAACTGAGCGGATTTGAGATTTCGGAATTTCATCGATTTGACAAGACCTTCCTTTTCGACCCTTGGTGTGATCGAATGAATTTGCCTGTTATGGAAAAAGAACAGTTAAACGCCTTCATGCTTGAGGCGGGAGAGAACGTGAAGAAAAAATTCCGAATTAAGTCAGAAGATAACAAAGTAATTTCATTTGTGGGTGAATCGATCATTGTAAAAGCTATCAAAATTTGA
- a CDS encoding glucose-1-phosphate adenylyltransferase, giving the protein MPRRNCIAMLLAGGKGNRLKNLTLNIAKPAVPFGGKYRIIDFALSNCRNSNIDTVGVLTQYQPHVLHKYIGNGQHWHLDKTDGGLTLLPPFESHNQIRWYEGTAGAIYQNMHFIEQYDPEHVLIISGDHVYKMDYSLMLKQHILTDADVTIAVVNVPLEEASRFGIVKTNKVGKIIEFEEKPAHPKSKLASMGVYIFRRDVLIKYLEDNRISSTKDFGQDIIPAILKDSSSLFAYNFKGYWRDVGTVESFWQANMDLLSSETNIFMEKQEWKIYTANLLHPPIYLDAKGVIMNSLVSEGCNIFGIIKNSVICSGAKIGRNTVIRDSVILPGAEIGDNAFIQKAIVGSNVYIKDRTVIKSEFPNEISLICESDFLKKHKESNPVFFHLT; this is encoded by the coding sequence TTGCCGAGAAGAAATTGTATTGCCATGCTGCTCGCCGGCGGCAAGGGCAATCGGCTGAAAAACTTGACTCTGAACATTGCGAAACCAGCGGTTCCTTTTGGCGGGAAGTATCGAATTATCGATTTTGCCCTCAGCAATTGCAGGAATTCAAACATAGATACTGTCGGAGTATTGACTCAATATCAGCCGCATGTTCTACATAAATATATTGGAAACGGCCAGCATTGGCATTTGGATAAAACGGATGGAGGTTTGACATTGCTGCCTCCCTTTGAGTCCCATAATCAAATAAGATGGTATGAAGGAACCGCTGGTGCCATTTATCAAAACATGCACTTTATTGAGCAATATGATCCCGAACACGTTCTCATTATTTCTGGTGATCATGTTTATAAAATGGACTATAGCCTTATGCTGAAGCAGCATATTTTGACAGATGCAGATGTAACAATAGCAGTTGTTAATGTACCCTTAGAGGAGGCAAGCCGGTTTGGAATAGTGAAAACGAATAAGGTTGGGAAAATAATTGAGTTTGAAGAAAAACCAGCCCATCCAAAATCAAAGCTTGCGTCCATGGGAGTATATATTTTCAGGCGGGATGTGTTGATCAAATACTTAGAAGATAATCGTATATCCTCAACCAAAGATTTTGGTCAGGATATAATTCCTGCCATACTTAAAGACTCTTCATCCCTTTTTGCCTATAATTTTAAAGGTTATTGGAGAGACGTGGGCACAGTTGAAAGCTTTTGGCAGGCGAATATGGATCTGTTATCTTCAGAAACAAATATTTTTATGGAAAAACAGGAATGGAAAATCTATACCGCAAATCTTTTGCATCCTCCCATATATCTTGATGCCAAAGGGGTCATCATGAATTCCTTAGTCAGTGAGGGCTGTAATATTTTTGGGATCATAAAAAATTCAGTTATTTGCAGTGGAGCGAAAATTGGGAGAAATACAGTAATAAGAGATTCAGTCATCCTGCCGGGAGCGGAAATTGGGGATAATGCCTTCATTCAAAAAGCAATTGTTGGGAGCAATGTCTATATTAAAGACAGAACAGTCATAAAATCCGAATTTCCAAATGAGATATCCCTTATTTGTGAGAGTGATTTTTTAAAAAAGCACAAGGAGTCTAATCCTGTATTTTTTCATCTAACCTGA
- a CDS encoding FAD-dependent oxidoreductase, with translation MGEKLKIVILGGGYAGLLTAITLQKKVHKKRASITLVNKYDYHYLTTKIHEAGAGTLDSKNIRFPITELIDTERVNFIQDEVIGINSLRKIVSLKNGLLSYDYLVAAIGGSPQTFYIPGLEENAFFLFDFEGTERLKNHIENEFSLYRHDHDEKRLSFVIGGAGFTGIEFLYEFTEHIPELCKKYDVQESQVKLICAEAADSLLNGYDSRMILDVRESLQHLLCEFRLGSGISSCSKDSVLFSDGSEIKANTIIWPGV, from the coding sequence ATGGGTGAAAAACTCAAAATTGTCATTTTGGGAGGCGGTTATGCCGGGCTGCTAACGGCTATTACATTACAGAAAAAAGTCCATAAGAAGAGGGCAAGTATAACGCTAGTCAACAAGTATGATTATCACTATTTAACGACCAAGATCCATGAAGCCGGTGCAGGGACATTGGATTCAAAAAACATTCGCTTTCCTATTACTGAATTGATTGATACAGAAAGGGTGAACTTCATCCAAGATGAGGTAATCGGGATAAATTCATTAAGGAAAATCGTTTCTCTTAAGAACGGCTTGCTTTCCTATGATTATTTGGTGGCAGCAATAGGGGGTTCGCCACAGACCTTTTATATTCCAGGACTTGAGGAGAATGCATTTTTCCTCTTTGATTTTGAGGGGACAGAGCGGCTTAAGAATCATATCGAAAATGAATTCAGCTTATATCGGCATGACCATGATGAAAAACGGCTGTCGTTTGTCATCGGAGGAGCCGGGTTTACTGGAATAGAATTTTTATATGAATTTACAGAGCATATCCCTGAATTATGTAAGAAATATGATGTTCAGGAATCACAAGTAAAATTGATTTGTGCAGAAGCAGCTGACTCTCTTTTAAATGGTTATGACTCAAGAATGATACTTGATGTTCGAGAATCTCTTCAACACCTTTTGTGTGAATTTCGTTTAGGCAGCGGTATATCTTCCTGTTCAAAAGACAGTGTCCTTTTTTCGGATGGATCAGAAATAAAAGCAAATACAATTATCTGGCCGGGGGTGTAA
- a CDS encoding nucleoside transporter C-terminal domain-containing protein yields MLFLLNLLGVLVVVGILFLISPNKKKIKWKSLLMLFIVELFITWFMLGTKVGSWTINQIASFFTWLISCANQGISFVFPSVMANPTVDFFFSALLPIIFIITFFDILSYFGILTWIIDKVGWLISKISGLPKLESFFSIQMMFLGNTEALAVIRQQMMVLKDNRLLTFGIMSMSSISGSIIGAYLSMVPATYVFSAIPLNCLNALLLASILNPIDVSKEEDIVYVPPKEERKDFFSTISNSMLVGIQMVIVIMAMVIGYVALTACLNGILGFIVHGLTIQKIFSIIFSPFAYLLGLSGHDAMYVAQLMGIKITTNEFVAMMDLKTKLNVLAPHTKAVATTFLTSFANFSTVGMIYGTFNSILGEDKSRIIGKNVWKLLVSGMAVSLLSAMFVGLFVW; encoded by the coding sequence ATGTTATTTCTCTTAAATCTTCTCGGCGTTTTAGTCGTTGTGGGGATTCTCTTTCTAATCTCACCTAATAAGAAGAAAATTAAATGGAAGTCTCTTTTAATGTTGTTTATCGTTGAATTGTTCATCACCTGGTTTATGTTAGGGACCAAGGTAGGGAGTTGGACTATTAATCAAATCGCTTCATTTTTCACTTGGTTAATTTCATGCGCAAACCAGGGAATCTCTTTTGTTTTCCCGTCTGTCATGGCTAATCCAACGGTCGATTTTTTCTTCAGCGCTCTTTTGCCAATCATTTTCATCATTACGTTCTTTGATATTTTATCGTATTTTGGAATTTTGACCTGGATCATTGATAAAGTTGGATGGTTAATTTCTAAAATTTCTGGTCTGCCGAAACTTGAGAGCTTCTTTTCTATACAAATGATGTTTCTTGGAAACACAGAGGCTCTTGCGGTAATTCGCCAGCAGATGATGGTTTTAAAGGATAATCGTTTGCTGACTTTTGGAATCATGAGCATGAGCAGTATCAGTGGTTCGATCATTGGAGCATATTTATCAATGGTTCCTGCCACTTATGTTTTTAGTGCGATTCCATTAAACTGTTTGAATGCCTTATTATTAGCCAGTATATTAAATCCTATTGACGTCAGCAAAGAAGAAGATATAGTGTATGTTCCTCCTAAAGAGGAACGAAAAGATTTCTTTTCAACCATTTCTAATAGTATGCTGGTTGGAATTCAGATGGTCATTGTTATTATGGCAATGGTGATTGGCTATGTAGCATTGACTGCATGTTTAAACGGCATTTTAGGTTTTATTGTTCATGGTTTGACCATTCAAAAAATATTCTCAATTATTTTTAGCCCGTTTGCCTACCTTCTTGGATTATCAGGCCACGACGCGATGTATGTAGCACAATTGATGGGAATTAAAATCACGACAAACGAATTCGTTGCGATGATGGATCTTAAAACTAAGCTAAATGTATTGGCACCTCATACAAAAGCTGTCGCAACCACGTTTTTAACATCTTTTGCTAACTTCAGTACGGTTGGTATGATTTATGGGACCTTTAATTCTATACTTGGTGAAGACAAATCACGCATCATTGGTAAAAATGTCTGGAAGCTGCTTGTGAGCGGAATGGCAGTATCACTCTTAAGCGCAATGTTCGTAGGGCTTTTCGTTTGGTAA